ATCTAAATAAAAATACACTTCCATTCTACGATCGTGAACGTGTGCCGGCATGGTATTCCAAACACTTCCAGGTTTTAATTCTGTCATACCCATTTGTAATTGGCAAGTTGTGACAACACTACCAATAATCATTTGGTTTACAGTTCGGTGATTAGCCGTTTCCATTGTTCCCAACTGTAATTTATTAGCTTCAGCTAAACTTACTTTTTTAGTTGGGTAAGTTGTGTGTGCTGGTGCAGAATTTAAATAAAATTTAGCTGGATTACTACTATTGTCGCTTTTAAAAACAACGTCTTTATTTCCAGCACCGATATACAAAGCATCTTTAAAACCTAACTCATAAGATGTTCCTTCCACAACAACAGAACCACTTCCTCCTACATTAATGATTCCCAACTCTCTTCTCTCCAAAAAATAAGGTGCTTTAAGCGGATCAATAGTTTCTAAAACTAAATCTCCTTTTACCGGAACTGCTGAACCGGTTATATATCTGTCATAATGAGAATAAACGAATACTACTTCATCTTCCTGCATCAAATCATCAATCAGGAATTCACTTCTCAACTCCTGAGTATCATATTTTTTTACAGCTTCTGGGCTTGATGCGTATCTTGAACTATATTTTGTCATAATTTTAAATTAATGTAATCGATTGCACAAAATTATATTTTTATATTTAAATATCATAATAGAAATGAAAATTTATTTGTGTAATTACTAC
The Flavobacterium flavigenum genome window above contains:
- the kduI gene encoding 5-dehydro-4-deoxy-D-glucuronate isomerase; this encodes MTKYSSRYASSPEAVKKYDTQELRSEFLIDDLMQEDEVVFVYSHYDRYITGSAVPVKGDLVLETIDPLKAPYFLERRELGIINVGGSGSVVVEGTSYELGFKDALYIGAGNKDVVFKSDNSSNPAKFYLNSAPAHTTYPTKKVSLAEANKLQLGTMETANHRTVNQMIIGSVVTTCQLQMGMTELKPGSVWNTMPAHVHDRRMEVYFYLDIPENQAVCHFMGQPQETRHIWMNNHQAVISPPWSIHSGSGTSNYTFIWGMAGENLDYGDMDVCKITDLR